GCCTGCGCCTTCTGGGGCGGCATTCAGGGGGCCCGCCCGAACCCGACCGGTGCAGTTGGCGTGCGCGACATCATCAAGAACAAGCCGATCGTGAACCTGCCCGGATGCCCGCCCATTGGCGACACGGTCACGGCGACGGTCGTGCACTATCTCACCTTCGGCGCGCTGCCGGAAGTGGATCGCGAAGGACGTCCATTGTTCGCGTACGGCGAGCGCATTCACGACCAGTGCTCGCGTCGTGCGCACTTCGACGCCGGTCAGTTCGTCGAGACGTTTGACGACAAGGGCGCGCGCGAGGGGTGGTGCCTCTATCAGGTCGGGTGCAAAGGCCCAGCGACCTTCTCGCCCTGCCCGATCTTCAAGTGGAACAACCGCACGAGTTGGCCGATCGAAGCGGGGCATCCGTGCCTCGGTTGCACCGAACCGCATTTCTGGGACACGATGACGCCGTTCTACGGCCGTCTGCCAGATGTGGCGGGTTTTGGAATTGAAAAGCGGGTGGACACCATCGGTGCGTCGCTCGCGATTGGCGCCGCCGCCGGAGTCGCCGCGCACGCGACGATGACCGTAATGCATCAGATCAAACGCCGCCGTGCCACCGATCAGGTGCCGGAAGCCCACGAGAATGCCGGAGAGAACAATGGCTAAGACCAAACTGGTCGTCGATCCGATCACCCGTATTGAAGGACATCTG
This region of Gemmatimonadota bacterium genomic DNA includes:
- a CDS encoding hydrogenase small subunit; the protein is MLSPSAHSWIEGETLGEHLEEHGVSRRDFLEYCAELSVVLGVGSALAPKMAHAIEAQKRPTVIWLQLQECTGCVESVIRTENPSIGDLLLDVISLDYHHTLMAGAGAAVEKVKAASMAANKGKYILIVTGSIPTNNDDMYLMIGGKTARSVLEEAAEGCAAILALGACAFWGGIQGARPNPTGAVGVRDIIKNKPIVNLPGCPPIGDTVTATVVHYLTFGALPEVDREGRPLFAYGERIHDQCSRRAHFDAGQFVETFDDKGAREGWCLYQVGCKGPATFSPCPIFKWNNRTSWPIEAGHPCLGCTEPHFWDTMTPFYGRLPDVAGFGIEKRVDTIGASLAIGAAAGVAAHATMTVMHQIKRRRATDQVPEAHENAGENNG